A single Lolium perenne isolate Kyuss_39 chromosome 6, Kyuss_2.0, whole genome shotgun sequence DNA region contains:
- the LOC127308256 gene encoding protein IRREGULAR XYLEM 15-like: MMKAMPGPKILIVHPSSNKFGKGAASMSGRSFWLVVLLAVFGSVSLLTVFSTARAPSSGTAPPRVTFTVGADAASAGASGGALPAHVFDALVRYAAAAGANSTASMPEEDVRAIASVLRRRAPCNLLVFGLGAETPLWRALNHGGRTVFLDENPFYVAHMEGAHGPGLEAYDVAYATAVRELPDLLDAARASRRAECRPVQNLLYSECRLAITDLPNALYDVAWDVVLVDGPHGYAEGSPGRMAAIYSAAVMARTRGTETDVLVHDFQREVESVCAKEFLCEENRVEGTSTPSLGHYVVRGGGAASREDFCSAPATKKTN; the protein is encoded by the coding sequence ATGATGAAGGCCATGCCCGGACCGAAGATACTGATCGTCCACCCGTCGTCGAACAAGTTCGGGAAAGGGGCGGCGTCCATGTCCGGCCGCTCCTTCTGGCTCGTCGTGCTTCTCGCGGTGTTCGGCAGCGTGTCCCTGCTCACCGTCTTCTCCACGGCGCGCGCCCCGTCGTCTGGGACGGCGCCACCGCGGGTCACGTTCACGGTCGGCGCTGACGCCGCCTCGGCGGGGGCGAGCGGAGGAGCGCTGCCGGCGCACGTGTTCGACGCGCTGGTGCggtacgcggcggcggcgggggcgaaCTCGACGGCGAGCATGCCGGAGGAGGACGTGCGCGCGATCGCGTCGGTGCTGCGTCGCCGCGCGCCGTGCAACCTCCTGGTGTTCGGCCTGGGCGCGGAGACGCCGCTGTGGCGCGCGCTGAACCACGGCGGGCGCACCGTGTTCCTGGACGAGAACCCGTTCTACGTGGCGCACATGGAGGGCGCGCACGGGCCCGGGCTGGAGGCCTACGACGTGGCCTACGCCACCGCCGTGCGCGAGCTGCCGGACCTCCTGGACGCCGCGCGCGCGTCCAGGCGCGCCGAGTGCCGGCCCGTGCAGAACCTGCTCTACTCCGAGTGCCGCCTCGCCATCACCGACCTGCCCAACGCGCTGTACGACGTGGCGTGGGACGTCGTCCTCGTCGACGGGCCCCACGGGTACGCGGAGGGGTCGCCGGGGAGGATGGCGGCGATCTACTCGGCGGCGGTGATGGCGAGAACGAGGGGGACGGAGACGGACGTGCTAGTGCACGACTTCCAGAGGGAGGTGGAGAGCGTGTGCGCCAAGGAGTTCCTGTGCGAGGAGAACCGCGTGGAGGGGACTAGCACGCCGTCGCTCGGTCACTACGTcgtgcgcggcggcggcgccgccagcCGGGAGGACTTCTGCTCGGCGCCTGCCACCAAGAAGACGAACTAG